A portion of the Blautia hansenii DSM 20583 genome contains these proteins:
- a CDS encoding ParB N-terminal domain-containing protein: MKANAPKRKVFDAVDVLVGEEEVRNNNDIRELSIESIKPFHNHPFRLYEGERLEDMVESIKEHGVLNPVIVLKTGDGYEMLSGHNRQNAARIAGLKTVPAIVKAELTEEEAYVYVIETNLMQRSFTDMEISEKAAVLQERYDKVMSQGKRNDILREIAKLEGKESTSGHRDQKLWSRDAVGAEYGLSGSSVARLLRVNHLIEPLKDKVDKGSLGMKIAIQLSYLTKEEQEMIHDAMKEMHVKLSQHQVIKLREHAGELTPGRVRQYIKMADPNKKLPVVKVPARLIQQYFAKMEPDRVDQILEEAIREYFEKREG; this comes from the coding sequence ATGAAAGCTAATGCACCAAAAAGAAAGGTATTTGACGCAGTTGACGTATTAGTGGGAGAAGAAGAGGTACGTAATAACAATGATATTCGAGAACTTTCGATTGAAAGTATCAAGCCGTTCCATAACCATCCATTTCGCCTGTACGAAGGCGAGCGATTGGAAGATATGGTGGAGAGCATTAAGGAACATGGTGTTTTGAATCCGGTGATTGTATTGAAAACAGGGGATGGGTATGAAATGCTTTCCGGTCATAACAGACAGAATGCAGCAAGGATTGCGGGGCTTAAAACTGTTCCGGCTATTGTTAAAGCGGAACTGACGGAAGAAGAGGCTTATGTTTACGTGATTGAAACCAATCTGATGCAGAGGTCTTTTACAGATATGGAGATTTCCGAAAAGGCAGCTGTGTTGCAGGAGAGATATGATAAGGTAATGTCTCAGGGAAAGAGAAATGATATTCTAAGGGAAATTGCAAAGTTGGAAGGAAAAGAGTCAACTTCTGGTCACCGTGACCAGAAGTTATGGTCCAGAGATGCAGTGGGTGCAGAATATGGCCTTTCCGGTAGCTCTGTGGCGAGATTACTTCGAGTGAATCATCTGATAGAACCTTTGAAGGATAAAGTAGACAAAGGAAGCCTGGGAATGAAGATTGCGATTCAGTTATCCTATCTGACAAAGGAAGAACAGGAAATGATTCATGATGCGATGAAGGAAATGCATGTGAAGCTTAGCCAGCACCAGGTTATTAAACTTCGTGAGCATGCCGGGGAACTTACTCCGGGGAGAGTGAGACAGTATATTAAAATGGCTGATCCGAATAAGAAGCTTCCGGTTGTAAAGGTCCCGGCACGATTGATTCAGCAGTATTTTGCCAAGATGGAACCGGATAGGGTGGATCAGATACTGGAAGAGGCGATTCGGGAGTACTTTGAAAAGCGGGAGGGTTAA
- a CDS encoding SymE family type I addiction module toxin, which produces MAKQRKEFRELTVSETCGYNYSRVPGIRIQGKWLAELGFEPGDSVLVRCEDGKIVITKDEALAARKAAEKAFMETELRKLEKRYEEEKERLLKSYVAEQKGRYNA; this is translated from the coding sequence ATGGCAAAACAGAGAAAAGAGTTTAGAGAACTCACTGTAAGTGAGACTTGTGGATATAACTACAGTCGTGTACCGGGGATTCGTATTCAGGGAAAATGGTTGGCTGAGTTAGGGTTTGAACCGGGAGACTCTGTGTTGGTTCGGTGTGAGGATGGCAAGATTGTGATTACAAAGGATGAAGCGTTGGCTGCACGGAAGGCTGCCGAAAAGGCTTTTATGGAAACGGAGTTGCGGAAGTTAGAAAAGCGATATGAAGAAGAAAAGGAACGCTTGCTGAAATCGTATGTAGCGGAGCAGAAAGGAAGGTACAACGCATGA